One genomic window of Staphylococcus hsinchuensis includes the following:
- a CDS encoding ATP-binding protein: MNRLNNVVIKLWLTIILIVTTVLILLSAALITFIQSYYTQETEDTLTKDAKRISHLLEHSKDKETAISHSRKLIEGPVGLIIMNDKDMKTPHDNSTKKKMLEEIKKNKQYEFVFDKQQKISNHVTLDINGKKRSYVLIGYPTKNLSSHKKENGGVFIYQDLKTTEDTSNLITVIILAIAVIFLAITTVFAFFLTSRITKPLRSLKSQAMKVSKGDYTQVVPVNSRDEIGELARTFNTMSTEIQQHIDALSSSKNIRESIINSMVEGVVGFNESDEIILSNKVAQDTLQLLDEYAKDKLYKQREKTFESKHTQFEEYEINTRYFVIITSYIAQIQPDGRSGIVAIIRDMTNEHNIDQMKKDFIANVSHELRTPISLLQGYTESIVDGVVTEPDEIHDSLTIVLDETKRLNRLVNELLNVARMDAEGLTVEKVAQPIQPLLDKMQRKYEQQASDLKLTMHLNPNTHNQTWYYDADRIEQVLTNLIDNATRYTEPNDTLSIEVEASKTVDILYISDTGTGIAPEHLQQVFDRFYKVDASRKRGKQGTGLGLFICRMIIDEHEGTIDVQSELGEGTTFIIKLPKPPKHELTH, encoded by the coding sequence ATGAATCGCTTGAATAATGTAGTAATTAAACTGTGGTTAACTATAATTCTTATAGTAACGACAGTTTTAATTTTACTCAGTGCCGCGCTTATAACTTTCATTCAATCTTATTATACGCAAGAAACTGAAGATACTTTGACGAAAGATGCGAAAAGAATTAGTCACTTATTAGAGCATTCAAAAGATAAAGAAACAGCAATTTCTCATAGCCGTAAGCTTATCGAAGGGCCTGTCGGTCTTATTATCATGAACGATAAAGATATGAAAACACCTCACGATAATTCTACCAAGAAAAAGATGTTGGAAGAAATTAAAAAAAATAAACAATATGAGTTCGTATTTGATAAACAACAAAAAATATCCAATCATGTCACTTTAGATATAAATGGTAAAAAAAGAAGTTATGTACTGATTGGTTACCCCACAAAAAACCTTAGCTCACACAAAAAAGAAAACGGTGGCGTTTTTATCTACCAAGATTTAAAAACAACAGAAGATACGAGTAATTTAATTACGGTTATCATATTAGCGATTGCTGTAATTTTCTTAGCAATTACTACAGTATTTGCTTTCTTCTTAACTTCGCGAATCACCAAACCTTTACGTAGTTTAAAATCTCAAGCAATGAAAGTTTCGAAAGGTGATTACACACAAGTCGTACCAGTTAATTCTCGTGATGAAATTGGTGAACTCGCACGCACATTTAATACGATGAGTACAGAAATCCAACAACACATCGACGCATTATCATCTTCAAAAAATATTCGAGAAAGTATTATTAATTCAATGGTTGAAGGCGTTGTAGGCTTCAATGAAAGTGACGAAATTATACTATCAAACAAAGTAGCACAAGACACGCTACAATTGTTAGATGAATATGCGAAAGATAAATTATATAAGCAACGTGAAAAAACATTCGAAAGTAAACATACACAATTTGAAGAATACGAAATCAATACACGTTACTTTGTCATTATCACTAGTTACATTGCGCAAATTCAACCAGACGGTCGAAGTGGTATCGTAGCTATTATTCGTGATATGACGAATGAGCATAATATCGATCAAATGAAAAAAGACTTTATCGCTAACGTTTCACATGAGTTAAGAACGCCAATTTCATTGTTACAAGGTTATACTGAATCAATTGTTGATGGGGTTGTAACCGAACCCGATGAAATTCATGATTCTTTAACTATTGTATTGGACGAAACGAAACGCCTAAATAGACTAGTAAACGAATTATTGAATGTTGCGCGTATGGATGCTGAAGGTTTAACTGTTGAAAAAGTGGCACAACCAATCCAACCATTATTAGATAAAATGCAACGAAAATATGAACAACAAGCAAGCGATTTAAAGTTGACGATGCATTTAAATCCAAATACGCATAATCAAACTTGGTATTATGATGCAGATCGAATTGAACAAGTATTGACGAACTTAATTGATAATGCAACGAGATATACCGAACCAAATGACACACTTTCAATTGAAGTTGAAGCATCTAAAACGGTAGATATTTTATATATTTCTGATACTGGTACAGGTATTGCGCCAGAACATTTACAACAAGTTTTTGATCGCTTCTACAAAGTAGATGCCTCTAGAAAGAGAGGTAAGCAAGGAACTGGTTTAGGTTTATTTATTTGTCGTATGATTATTGATGAACATGAAGGCACAATAGATGTTCAAAGTGAGCTTGGGGAAGGTACAACATTTATTATTAAATTACCTAAGCCACCAAAACATGAGTTAACTCATTAA
- a CDS encoding segregation and condensation protein A, with the protein MYEVKLDAFNGPLDLLLHLIQKYEIDIYDIPMKSLTAQYMQYIHEMNHLEINIASEYLVMASELLMIKSKMLLPQMAEAEDLEDDPREDLVERLIEYQNYKEYTEILHEHRLEREHYYSKHPTDLSAIETTEQWDENQTIDLTELIIAYQKVKNRVEFNKPKTVEIHKETFTIQQATSQVHTRLKEEASFNFFSLFNFTEPIEFVVTHFLAILEMSKSGIVNIEQVKSFEDINIVRGVNYGIE; encoded by the coding sequence ATGTATGAAGTCAAATTAGATGCCTTTAATGGACCTTTAGATTTATTATTGCATCTTATACAAAAGTACGAAATTGATATTTATGATATACCTATGAAATCTTTGACAGCGCAATATATGCAATATATACACGAAATGAATCATCTAGAAATAAACATAGCTAGTGAATATTTGGTCATGGCATCTGAATTATTGATGATTAAAAGTAAAATGCTTCTACCTCAAATGGCTGAAGCCGAAGACCTTGAGGATGACCCTCGTGAAGATTTGGTCGAAAGGCTAATTGAATATCAAAATTATAAGGAATATACAGAAATATTACATGAACATCGCTTAGAACGCGAACACTACTATTCAAAACATCCAACAGACTTATCTGCTATTGAAACGACCGAACAATGGGATGAAAATCAAACTATTGATTTGACTGAACTTATCATCGCTTATCAAAAAGTTAAAAATAGAGTTGAATTTAATAAGCCTAAAACAGTAGAAATACACAAAGAAACATTTACGATTCAACAAGCAACATCACAGGTTCATACAAGATTGAAAGAAGAAGCTTCCTTTAATTTTTTCAGTTTGTTTAACTTTACAGAACCCATTGAATTTGTAGTCACACACTTTCTAGCTATTTTAGAAATGTCAAAATCAGGCATCGTAAATATAGAACAAGTGAAGAGTTTTGAAGACATCAATATCGTTAGAGGAGTTAACTATGGCATTGAATGA
- the proC gene encoding pyrroline-5-carboxylate reductase produces MKLVFYGAGNMAHAIFSGIVKSEMVDPKDIYLTNRSNEEALKSYVDELGVNYSYDDQELLKDADYIFLGTKPYDFDLLAERIRPYIQSDNKFISIMAGLPILYIREQLQSDNPIARIMPNTNAHVGHSVTGISYSNNFGPKSKGEVDELINAFGSTVEVSEDNLHQVTAITGSGPAFLYHVFEQYVTAGTRLGLEKSQVEESIRNLIIGTSKMIERSDLGMDQLRKNITSKGGTTQAGLDTLSKYDLESIFEDCLKSAVDRSVELSNQDDESK; encoded by the coding sequence ATGAAATTAGTATTCTATGGTGCAGGTAATATGGCACACGCCATTTTTTCTGGCATAGTGAAATCAGAAATGGTAGACCCAAAAGATATTTATTTAACTAACCGTTCAAATGAAGAGGCACTTAAATCATATGTTGATGAATTAGGGGTTAATTATAGCTATGATGATCAAGAACTATTAAAGGACGCCGATTATATATTTTTAGGGACAAAACCATATGATTTCGACTTACTTGCTGAACGTATCAGACCTTATATTCAAAGCGATAATAAGTTCATTTCTATAATGGCAGGTCTACCTATACTTTATATTAGAGAACAACTTCAATCAGATAATCCAATTGCTCGAATTATGCCAAACACAAATGCTCACGTAGGACATTCAGTCACTGGTATTAGTTATTCTAATAATTTCGGACCTAAATCAAAAGGTGAAGTTGATGAACTCATTAATGCATTTGGTTCAACTGTTGAAGTATCCGAAGATAACTTACACCAAGTTACAGCAATTACAGGTAGTGGACCTGCATTTTTATATCATGTATTTGAGCAGTATGTTACTGCTGGAACACGATTAGGTTTGGAAAAATCACAAGTCGAAGAATCTATTCGTAATTTAATTATAGGGACAAGTAAAATGATTGAGCGTTCAGATCTCGGCATGGATCAGTTACGTAAAAATATTACTTCTAAAGGTGGCACGACACAAGCGGGATTAGATACACTATCTAAATATGATTTAGAAAGTATTTTCGAAGATTGTTTAAAATCTGCAGTAGATAGAAGTGTTGAACTATCAAATCAAGATGATGAAAGTAAGTAA
- a CDS encoding DUF309 domain-containing protein, producing MEQALIEFYYQFHINQHYFLCHDILEEAWKAQPRYSKEDDVVSLILFSTACYHYRRGNTVGAKRSAQKALSIINLFDKEVHLGLKLEEYRSEIQQLIFNIERKQPFEPVHLPLTEDMVCLIIKHYPDFTFNVEPAVDSYIINHHLERDRTEVHRARHYALMERQQNRQNNK from the coding sequence ATGGAACAAGCATTAATAGAATTTTATTATCAATTTCATATCAATCAACATTACTTTCTATGTCACGATATATTAGAAGAAGCGTGGAAAGCGCAACCTCGATATAGTAAAGAAGATGATGTGGTGAGTTTAATCTTATTTTCAACTGCTTGTTATCATTATCGAAGAGGTAATACAGTTGGCGCAAAAAGATCGGCACAAAAAGCATTGAGCATCATCAACCTATTTGATAAAGAAGTACATTTAGGATTAAAGTTAGAGGAATATCGGAGCGAGATTCAGCAACTTATATTTAATATCGAGCGTAAACAACCATTCGAACCCGTGCATTTGCCTCTAACAGAAGATATGGTTTGTTTAATTATAAAACATTATCCTGATTTTACATTTAATGTGGAACCGGCTGTTGATAGTTATATTATAAACCACCATTTAGAGCGTGATAGAACTGAAGTACATCGTGCGCGTCATTACGCCTTGATGGAAAGACAACAAAACCGCCAAAATAATAAATGA
- the xerD gene encoding site-specific tyrosine recombinase XerD yields MNVIIEEYLKFIQLEKGLSANTIGAYKRDLKKYQSFLEEQNISHIDFVDRQTIQQSLGYLQDQGISAKSLARFISTIRSFHQFALREKYAAKDPTVLIETPKYDKKLPDVLEVDEVLALLEAPDLSKNNGYRDRTMLELLYATGMRVSELIQIKVEDVNIIMGFVKVFGKGNKERIVPLGETVIDYLETYMETVRPQLLKKTVTDTLFLNMHGKPLSRQALWKMIKQNGIKAQIYKPLTPHTLRHSFATHLLENGADLRAVQEMLGHSDISTTQLYTHVSKSQIRKMYNAYHPRA; encoded by the coding sequence GTGAATGTTATTATAGAAGAATATTTGAAATTTATCCAATTGGAAAAGGGATTGAGCGCAAATACAATCGGTGCATATAAAAGAGATTTAAAAAAGTATCAGTCTTTTCTAGAAGAACAAAATATTAGCCATATCGATTTTGTTGATCGACAAACGATTCAGCAGAGTTTAGGTTACTTGCAAGACCAAGGTATCTCAGCAAAATCACTTGCACGTTTTATTTCGACGATACGTAGTTTTCATCAATTTGCACTTAGAGAGAAATATGCTGCGAAAGATCCTACTGTTCTGATTGAAACGCCTAAATATGATAAAAAGTTACCAGACGTATTAGAAGTAGACGAAGTACTCGCATTGTTAGAAGCTCCAGATTTATCTAAAAATAATGGCTACCGAGATCGAACGATGTTAGAACTACTCTATGCCACAGGTATGAGGGTGTCAGAACTCATCCAAATAAAAGTTGAGGATGTCAATATTATTATGGGATTTGTTAAGGTCTTTGGTAAGGGAAACAAAGAACGAATTGTTCCATTAGGTGAAACAGTGATAGATTATCTTGAAACTTATATGGAAACAGTGAGACCACAGTTGTTGAAAAAAACAGTAACCGATACATTATTTTTAAATATGCATGGGAAACCCTTATCAAGACAAGCTTTGTGGAAAATGATTAAACAAAACGGTATCAAAGCACAAATTTATAAACCACTTACACCACATACATTAAGACATTCCTTTGCAACTCACTTATTAGAAAATGGCGCAGATTTACGTGCCGTTCAAGAAATGTTAGGCCATTCTGATATTTCTACAACACAATTGTACACACATGTATCAAAATCACAAATACGAAAAATGTATAATGCTTACCATCCACGTGCTTAA
- a CDS encoding SDR family NAD(P)-dependent oxidoreductase, whose product MIGKHYVLTGGTSGLGYAILKQLIGKGAHVTVLARNPNKLRQISSNQVTVIKCDLQLKQNIVDLKTHFSNHKIDGIIYSSGVGYFKSIEEHSEEEMIETYTLNAIHFNLLLSTLRPCLSQHPTIVGIGSQSAFLTQAHAAHYGASKSAFNQILNALRIEHQDYHVLTVNTGPIATPFHEKADPTLNYAKKYQHMMLDADDLAIKIIQAMIHHKKEINEPKWMHIMLKVYNIAPRFFENNFTFLFNNKKRE is encoded by the coding sequence ATGATAGGGAAGCATTATGTACTAACTGGTGGTACGAGTGGTTTAGGGTATGCTATTTTAAAGCAATTAATCGGAAAAGGGGCACACGTTACAGTATTAGCGAGAAATCCTAACAAATTAAGACAAATAAGTAGTAATCAAGTCACAGTCATCAAATGTGATTTACAATTAAAACAAAATATTGTTGATTTAAAAACACATTTTTCTAATCATAAAATTGATGGCATTATTTATAGTTCAGGTGTAGGATACTTTAAATCTATTGAAGAACACAGTGAAGAAGAAATGATTGAGACTTATACATTAAATGCAATACATTTTAATTTATTACTTTCAACTTTAAGACCTTGTTTATCTCAACATCCGACTATTGTAGGTATAGGAAGTCAATCTGCATTTTTAACACAAGCGCATGCAGCACATTATGGCGCAAGTAAATCAGCATTTAACCAAATATTAAATGCATTACGCATAGAACACCAAGACTATCACGTATTAACAGTAAATACGGGTCCAATCGCTACACCTTTTCATGAAAAAGCAGACCCCACTTTAAATTATGCTAAAAAATATCAACATATGATGCTCGATGCAGATGATTTAGCAATTAAAATAATTCAAGCAATGATTCATCATAAAAAAGAGATAAATGAACCTAAATGGATGCATATCATGTTAAAGGTATATAATATTGCGCCACGATTTTTCGAAAATAATTTTACTTTCTTATTCAACAATAAAAAAAGGGAGTAG
- a CDS encoding aldo/keto reductase, with protein sequence MQKNVLKSGIEISEVGLGCMSLGTDKKQAEPIIERAIDHGITYFDTADIYDKGVNEEIVGDVLKKYQNRDDIVIGTKVGNHLQDDGSTFWDPSKAHIKDSVKESLRKLHLDHIDLYQLHGGTIDDPMDETISAFDELKQEGTIRAYGISSIRPNVINYYLEHSDIETLMSQFNLIDNRPESLLEDVAAKNVKLLARGPVFKGLLTSKSNDALDSKFADGIFDYNYQELGETIASVKEIENNLTALTFNYLASQDALGAIIVGASSVEQLDENIKNYEFSKKLNREKVKAARARVKNLEYTQHLK encoded by the coding sequence ATGCAAAAGAATGTTTTGAAAAGTGGTATTGAAATTTCAGAGGTTGGTCTTGGTTGCATGAGCCTAGGTACAGATAAAAAACAGGCTGAACCAATAATTGAAAGAGCAATCGATCATGGCATCACTTATTTTGATACAGCTGATATTTATGATAAAGGTGTAAATGAAGAAATCGTCGGAGATGTTTTAAAAAAATATCAAAATAGAGACGATATCGTTATAGGAACTAAAGTTGGTAATCATTTACAAGATGATGGTTCTACATTTTGGGATCCATCTAAAGCCCATATTAAAGATTCAGTTAAAGAGTCTTTACGTAAATTGCATTTAGATCATATAGATTTATATCAACTACACGGTGGTACTATTGACGATCCAATGGATGAAACAATTAGTGCCTTCGATGAATTAAAACAAGAAGGTACCATCCGTGCTTACGGAATCTCATCTATTCGCCCAAATGTAATCAATTATTACTTAGAACATAGTGATATAGAAACGTTAATGTCCCAATTTAATTTAATTGATAATCGCCCAGAATCATTATTAGAAGACGTAGCGGCTAAAAATGTAAAACTACTTGCACGAGGACCTGTATTTAAAGGTTTATTAACATCAAAAAGTAATGATGCACTAGATTCAAAATTTGCTGACGGTATTTTTGATTATAATTATCAAGAACTAGGAGAAACAATTGCATCAGTTAAAGAAATTGAGAATAATTTAACTGCTTTAACGTTTAACTATCTAGCTTCTCAAGATGCATTAGGAGCAATCATTGTAGGTGCAAGCTCTGTAGAACAATTAGATGAAAATATTAAAAACTACGAATTCTCTAAAAAACTCAACCGTGAAAAAGTAAAAGCAGCACGTGCACGCGTTAAAAATTTAGAATATACACAACACTTAAAATAA
- the scpB gene encoding SMC-Scp complex subunit ScpB — translation MALNDTGKLEALLYTAGDEGLDETQILDILEIDQQILTELVEDFTSPGLCIQHFGNTYVLTTKKEASSYIELLVQQKAKMKLSQAAMETLSIIAYNQPVSRSDVEMIRGINSDGAVKTLIARGMVEAKNETDSRSQQLYTTELFLNIFGIEKLEELPTTEEDEAEIEDFFSNLVNQKGENDE, via the coding sequence ATGGCATTGAATGACACAGGTAAATTAGAAGCTTTATTATACACTGCAGGTGACGAAGGTTTAGATGAAACCCAAATATTAGATATACTAGAAATAGACCAACAAATACTAACTGAATTGGTTGAAGATTTTACATCTCCAGGTCTATGTATACAACATTTCGGAAATACTTATGTATTAACGACGAAAAAGGAAGCTTCAAGTTATATTGAACTTCTCGTTCAACAAAAAGCCAAAATGAAATTATCACAAGCTGCGATGGAAACTTTATCAATAATTGCTTACAACCAGCCTGTTTCAAGAAGTGATGTAGAAATGATTAGAGGCATTAATTCTGATGGCGCTGTAAAAACTTTGATCGCAAGAGGTATGGTAGAGGCTAAAAATGAAACTGACTCCAGAAGTCAGCAACTTTATACTACAGAATTATTCTTAAATATATTTGGAATTGAAAAACTAGAAGAGCTCCCTACAACTGAAGAAGATGAAGCAGAAATTGAAGATTTCTTTAGTAACTTAGTAAATCAAAAAGGAGAAAATGATGAATAA
- a CDS encoding response regulator transcription factor — MSNLILIVDDEDRIRRLMKLYLERESFEIDEARDGNEAYKKAMENDYACILLDLMLPEMDGIMVASKLREHKDTPIIMLTAKGEETNRVEGFESGADDYIVKPFSPREVVLRVKALLRRTQVGHTEQSEPHARDLIEFEHLTIDNDAHRVLADEKQVNLTPKEYELLIYLAKTPNKVFDREQLLKEVWHYEFYGDLRTVDTHVKRLREKLNRVSEDAASMIQTVWGVGYKFEVKSDDESLE, encoded by the coding sequence ATGTCAAATTTAATATTAATCGTCGATGATGAAGATCGAATCCGCAGATTAATGAAATTATATTTAGAACGAGAATCTTTTGAAATAGACGAAGCAAGAGACGGAAACGAAGCTTATAAAAAAGCGATGGAAAATGATTACGCATGCATTTTATTAGACCTTATGTTACCAGAAATGGATGGTATCATGGTTGCTTCCAAACTCAGAGAGCATAAAGACACTCCAATAATTATGCTAACTGCTAAAGGTGAAGAAACGAATCGTGTTGAAGGATTTGAATCAGGGGCAGATGATTATATCGTTAAGCCATTTTCACCTCGTGAAGTAGTGCTACGTGTTAAAGCACTTTTACGTCGTACACAAGTGGGGCATACTGAACAAAGTGAACCACACGCAAGAGATTTAATTGAATTTGAACACTTGACGATTGATAATGATGCGCATCGCGTTTTAGCTGATGAAAAGCAAGTCAATTTAACACCTAAAGAATACGAACTACTCATTTATTTAGCTAAGACACCAAACAAAGTATTTGATCGAGAACAATTATTGAAAGAAGTTTGGCACTATGAGTTCTACGGAGACTTGCGTACTGTAGATACTCATGTTAAAAGATTAAGAGAAAAATTAAATCGCGTGTCAGAAGACGCTGCTTCAATGATACAGACCGTTTGGGGCGTCGGTTATAAATTTGAGGTTAAATCAGATGATGAATCGCTTGAATAA
- a CDS encoding pseudouridine synthase has translation MNKEQERLQKRIANSGYTSRRKAETLIAEGKVKVNGQTVTELGTKVRPSDTVEVEGVKIEQEDKIYILFYKPSQVITSVSDDKGRTVVTDYFKQLETRIYPVGRLDYDTSGLLLLTNDGDFTNLMTHPRYKIQKKYVAKLKGYLMREEVKSLERGIQLEDGMTQPAAVKIKSQDKEKNTTLVEITISEGRNRQVRRMFEHFGYQVSKLQRIEFGPLNLKGLNAGDGRVLTPHEVKIMRQLAEHGNK, from the coding sequence ATGAATAAAGAACAAGAAAGATTACAAAAACGTATTGCAAATAGTGGCTATACTTCACGCCGTAAAGCAGAAACTTTAATAGCAGAAGGAAAAGTTAAAGTGAACGGGCAAACAGTAACAGAATTAGGTACCAAAGTACGTCCATCAGACACTGTTGAAGTTGAAGGCGTGAAAATTGAACAAGAAGATAAAATTTATATTTTATTTTATAAACCGTCACAAGTTATAACAAGTGTCTCAGATGACAAAGGTAGAACAGTAGTCACAGATTACTTTAAACAACTCGAAACACGTATTTATCCAGTGGGTCGTTTAGATTATGACACTTCTGGATTATTGCTACTTACTAATGATGGAGATTTCACAAATTTAATGACGCACCCACGTTACAAAATTCAAAAAAAATATGTTGCAAAGCTGAAAGGTTATTTAATGCGTGAAGAAGTGAAATCGCTAGAACGTGGCATTCAATTAGAGGACGGAATGACACAACCAGCAGCAGTAAAAATTAAAAGTCAAGACAAAGAAAAAAATACGACGCTGGTTGAAATCACAATTTCTGAAGGAAGAAATAGACAAGTGCGTCGTATGTTTGAACACTTTGGCTACCAAGTATCAAAATTGCAGCGTATTGAATTTGGACCTTTAAATTTAAAAGGTTTAAACGCCGGTGATGGAAGAGTTTTAACACCACATGAAGTAAAGATTATGCGTCAACTTGCAGAGCATGGAAATAAGTAG
- a CDS encoding ECF transporter S component: MQQQTKRLITISMLSAISFLLMFIKVPIPFLPPYLTLDVSDVPALLATFTMGPFAGITVEFIKNLLNFFVNMSDPVGPLANFLAATSFLLTAYYFTKNKNNNTSLIIGLSIATIVMTIVLSILNYFVLLPLYGTIMNLTNVVENLKIIIVSGIIPFNIIKGIVVSILFMLLYRRLKNLLPR, encoded by the coding sequence TTGCAACAACAAACCAAAAGATTGATTACGATAAGCATGTTGAGTGCTATTAGTTTCTTACTCATGTTTATCAAAGTACCAATTCCATTTTTACCACCATATCTCACTTTAGATGTGAGTGATGTTCCAGCATTATTGGCTACATTTACAATGGGCCCATTTGCCGGAATTACAGTAGAATTTATTAAAAACTTATTGAACTTTTTCGTTAATATGTCAGATCCAGTAGGACCTTTAGCTAACTTCTTAGCAGCTACAAGTTTCTTATTGACAGCATATTATTTTACTAAAAATAAAAACAATAATACATCTCTAATAATTGGATTAAGTATAGCTACGATAGTCATGACAATCGTATTAAGTATCCTCAATTACTTTGTACTATTGCCATTGTATGGCACGATAATGAATTTAACGAACGTGGTAGAAAATTTAAAAATCATTATCGTTTCCGGTATTATTCCTTTTAATATTATTAAAGGAATTGTAGTTTCAATCTTATTTATGCTACTTTATCGTCGATTGAAAAACTTACTCCCTAGATAA
- a CDS encoding NUDIX hydrolase yields MELFEKTLKRTPIYQGSIIDLEVHDVALPDGKESKRELIFHNGAVAVCAITPESEVIFVKQFRKPAEKPLLEIPAGKLEKGEEREAAAKRELEEETGYIAENLELIAEMYGSPGYSNEKVTIYLAKDLKTGEMHLDEDEFINLVTYSLEELKQLLDDNEVEDAKTIIAIQHLLLNYNHFK; encoded by the coding sequence ATGGAACTCTTCGAAAAAACTTTAAAACGTACACCTATCTATCAAGGAAGTATTATAGATTTAGAAGTACATGATGTAGCTCTACCAGATGGCAAAGAATCAAAACGAGAATTAATATTTCATAATGGGGCAGTTGCAGTTTGTGCGATAACTCCTGAATCTGAGGTTATATTTGTAAAACAATTCCGTAAGCCAGCTGAGAAACCGTTGTTAGAAATACCTGCCGGTAAATTAGAAAAAGGCGAGGAACGAGAAGCAGCAGCAAAAAGAGAGTTAGAAGAAGAAACGGGGTATATTGCAGAGAACTTAGAACTCATTGCGGAAATGTATGGGTCTCCTGGATATTCAAATGAAAAAGTAACGATTTATTTAGCGAAAGATTTAAAAACAGGTGAAATGCATTTAGATGAAGACGAATTTATCAACTTAGTAACATATTCACTTGAAGAATTAAAACAATTATTAGATGACAATGAAGTGGAAGATGCTAAAACCATCATAGCTATTCAACATTTATTGCTTAATTATAATCATTTTAAATAA
- a CDS encoding Fur family transcriptional regulator, with translation MEERLNRVKQQLQQSSYKLTPQREATLRVLIENEKDHLSAEDVYLKVKDKAPEIGLATVYRTLELLAELKVVDKINFGDGVSRFDLRKEGAKHFHHHLVCMECGKVEEIEEDLLPKVEEKVEHDFNFRITDHRLTFHGVCSDCQSKGK, from the coding sequence GTGGAAGAACGTTTAAATCGCGTGAAGCAACAATTACAGCAGTCATCTTATAAATTAACTCCACAAAGAGAGGCGACATTAAGAGTCTTAATTGAAAACGAAAAAGATCATTTAAGTGCTGAGGATGTATATTTGAAAGTAAAAGATAAAGCGCCTGAAATTGGCTTAGCGACTGTATACCGTACACTTGAATTACTTGCAGAACTAAAGGTAGTCGACAAGATTAATTTCGGTGATGGCGTCTCTCGTTTTGATTTAAGAAAAGAAGGTGCGAAGCATTTTCACCACCATCTCGTTTGTATGGAATGCGGTAAAGTTGAAGAAATTGAAGAAGACTTGTTACCTAAAGTTGAAGAAAAGGTCGAACATGATTTCAACTTTCGTATAACTGATCACCGTTTAACATTTCATGGTGTTTGTTCAGATTGTCAATCTAAAGGAAAGTAA